The Alphaproteobacteria bacterium genome contains the following window.
CTTTCAACGAAACGTCCAATCCGGCATAGTACTTCATGGCTGCTCTCCTTAACGCTTCTTGTGGCTGGAACATCCAGACCACGTTCCAAAAGCTCGGAGAGTAGCCACCCTCAGCGCCGATTACCCCATCTCTGTGGTTAGCTCACGACGGCAACCGGCGGGGAGGTGACCTGGTCGCCTAAACCTCCGCCTCGATCCACCAGTTGGACATCTGGAAGGCGATGGAGAGCGGCGGCGGCAGGGCCAGGTCGGGGCTGTCGGGCTCCTCGATGGCGCGGCGCACCATCTCGCGGACCTCGTCGCGGCTGAACCAGCGGGCGTCCTCGAGCTCGTCGGCGCCGATCGAGATGTCGGGGCTTTCGGCCTCGGCGACGCAGCCGATCATCAGCGACGAGGGAAAGGGCCAGGGCTGCGAAGAATGATAATGCACGGCGCCGACCTTGACCCCGGCTTCCTCCCAGATCTCGCGCCGCGTCGCCTCTTCGATGCTTTCGCCCGGTTCGACAAAGCCGGCCAGGGCCGAATAGCGTCCCGGGGGCCAGGGCGGCTGGCGGCCCAGCAGGCAACTGTCCCGCCACAGGGCTATCATGATGACCACCGGATCGGTGCGGGGAAAGTGCTGCGCCCCACAGCCCGCGGCGGGGCACTGGCGCACGGTGCCGGCGTCGATGGCCTCGGTGGCGGCGCCGCAGGCGGCGCAAAAGCGATGCCGGGCGTGCCAGTCGATCAGCGCCCGGGCCTGGGCCAGGATGGCGGCGTCGCCATAGCCCAGCTGCGGCGCGATGGTACGCACGTCGATGAACTTGCCGGCACCATCGAGCACACCGCCCTTGGCCGGGTTGTCACCGAGCTCGAGGCCAACGGCGAAGCAGCCGGCACCAGCCTCGTCGAGGCCGAGAAAAATCAGTTCCTTGGCCTCGCCGGCGAATTCCTCGAGCCGGGCCATGGGCTGCCAAGCCAGGGCCGGTGCGGGCTCCAGCGCAATCAGCCCGCGTAAGCGCCAGAGCGGCAAGAGCCGCGTCCCGGGCGCCTTTCGCAAGGCCTCCAGGGCCGCCTCGTCGCGCCTCAGGTGGGCCGCCCGGTCGAGGCTGGAGCCGGCAAAAACGTGGGAATGGGACATGGCGGGCCAGAGCTCGGCGCCCCGCGGCCCGGGTACGCGATGGGTCATGGCCGCGGAGCCTGCCACAGGCCGCGGCATACGGCAACCGGTGGCGCCCTTGCGCTCTTGCACCTTTCGTCTTGCACCTTTCGGCGCCGGTCTGTAAGTGCTCTTGCGCCTCACGGCGCCGGTCTGTAAGTGCTCTTGCGCCTTTCGGCGCAAAGTCCGATAGTGCGACCGGAAGGTTGGCGGACGGACGGACGCCTCGCCAACCCGGTCAGATCCGGAAGGAAGCAGCCGTAACGAGCCGTGTCCGGGTCGTCCGAACAACCTTCCACCTGATGCTGATTCGCCGTCATGACCGAGGCCAGCAGAACGACCCCTTATCGCGTTCTCGCCCGCACCTATCGGCCGGCCACCTTCACTGAACTGGTGGGCCAGGACGCCATGGTGCGGACCCTGGAGAACGCCATTCAGACCGGTCGCCTGGCCCATGCCTTCATGCTTACCGGCGTGCGCGGCGTGGGCAAGACCACCACCGCCCGCATCATCGCCCGGGCGCTCAATTGCACGGGCCACGAGGGCGATGGCCCCACCGCCCAGCCCTGCGGCCAATGCGAGGCCTGCCGGGCCATCGCCGAGGACCGCCACGTCGACGTGCTGGAGATCGACGCCGCCAGCCATACCGGTGTGGCCAACATCCGCGAGCTTACCGACGGCGTGCGCTATGCCCCGGCCTCGGCGCGCTACAAGGTCTACATCATCGACGAATTGCACATGCTGTCGACGCACGCCTTCAACGCGCTCCTGAAAACCCTGGAGGAGCCGCCGCCCCACGTCGTCTTCATTTTCGCCACCACCGAAGTGCGCAAGGTGCCGGTGACGGTGCTGTCGCGCTGCCAGTGTTTCGATTTGCGCCGTGTCGAGATGGCCGAGCTGGTGGCCCATTTCGGACACGTAGCGGAGCAGGAAAACGTCGCCATCGAGGAAGGCGCGCTGGGCCTGGTGGCCCGGGCCGCCGAGGGCTCGGTGCGCGACGGGCTGTCGCTATTGGACCAGGCCATGGCGCTGGGCGGCGACAGCATCGACGAGGCTTTGGTGCGCGAGATGCTGGGCTTGGGCGACCAGAGCGGGCTTTACGACCTTTTCGACCAATTGATGGCGGGCGATGTGGCGGCGGCGCTGGACACCCTGCAGGAAGCCTACCGGGGCGGTGCCGATCCGCTGGCCGTGATGCAGGACTTGCTCGAGCTCGTGCACTGGCTGACCCGTCTCAAGCTGGTACCAACGCTGGCCGAGGACGCCACCAGGCCGGAAAGCGAACGCCAGCGCGGCGCCGCCATGGCGGCCAAGCTTTCGCTGCCGGTGCTGGCGCGCTGCTGGCAACTGCTGCTCAAGGGGCTGGGCGAGGTGCGCCAGGCGCCGGCCCCGCTGGCCGCCACCGAGATGGTGCTGGTGCGGCTGGGCTACCTGGCCGACCTGCCCAGCCCGGCCGAGTTGGTGCAGCAATTGCGCGGCGGCGAGGCCGCGCCGGCCGCGCCAGCCGCACCGGCCGCACCGGCGGCGGCGCCGGCCGCACCGGCCGCGGCGCCGGCCGCAAGCGCTCCCGCGGCCAGCTCGGCGTCAGCCACCGCCCCGGCGCTCGAAACCTTCGCCGACGTGGTGGCCCTGGTCGAGGCCAAGCGCGAAGGCATCCTGGCCAGCCACCTGCGCGATGGCGTTCATCTCGTCACCTTCGGGCCGGGCCGGATCGAGCTCAGGCTCGACGCCACGGTGGCGCCGACGCTGCCGGCGGAGCTCGCCCGGCTGCTCGGCGAATGGACCGGCGAGCCTTGGCAGGTCACGGTCTCGGCCGACGAAGGGGCGCCGACGCTGGACCAGCAGCAGGAGGCCCAAGCCGAAAACCGCCGCGCCGAGGCGGCCGGCGACGAGGTCGTGCAAAGCGTGCTCGAGGCCTTTCCCGGATCCAGGATCCGCGACGTGCGCCCGGTCGATGATACCCCCTAGCCCATTCCCACAGGAGCTGAAACGCGATGAAGAACCTCGGTCAGATGATGAAGCAGGCCAAGGAGATGCAGGAGAAGATGGGTGAGATCCAGGCCCGCATCGAAGAGACCGAAGTCACCGGCGAGGCCGGCGGCGGCCTGGTCCAGGTGACGCTCAACGGCAAAGGCGCCATGCGCCGGCTGCGCCTCGATCCCAGCCTGGTGTCGGGCGACGAGGTCGAGGTTGTGGAGGATCTCATCGTAGCCGCCCACAACGACGCCAAGGCCAAGGTCGAGGCCCTGATCCAGCAGGAGATGGGCCAGCTCACCGGCGGCCTCAACCTGCCGCCCGGCCTCGACCTGCCGTTCTGAGCCGGTCGCCATGGCGGCCAACGACATCGAGCGCCTGATCCAGCTCTTGGCCAAGCTGCCAGGGCTGGGTCCGCGTTCGGCCCGGCGGGCGGCACTTTTTCTCGTCAAGCGCCCCGACGGCCTGCTGCGGCCGCTGGCCCAGGCGCTCTCGGCGGCCGCCGACAACGTCCATCCCTGCTCGCGCTGCGGCAACCTCGATGGCCGGGATCCCTGCGCCATCTGCCGGGACGAGAGGCGCGACGCGAGCCTGCTCTGCGTCGTCGAGGACGTCGCCGACATCTGGGCCCTGGAGCGTGCCGCGGTCTTTGCCGGGCGCTACCATGCCCTGGGCGGCGTGCTCTCGGCCCTCGACGGCATCGGGCCCGAGGATCTCAACATCGCCGGCCTCTTGGCCCGGGCTCGGGCGCCAGAGGTGACCGAGGTCATCCTGGCCATGAACGCCACCGTCGACGGCCAGACCACGGCCCACTACGTCAGCGATCTGCTGGCCGAGTGCGACGTCACCATCTCGCGCCTGGCCCACGGCGTGCCGGTGGGCGGCGAGCTCGACTACCTCGACGACGGCACCTTGGGCGCGGCGCTGAATTCCCGCCGGCCGATTTAGCTTGCCCCGGCGGCCCCGCCGGCCTACCTACGCGGCATGACGATCAGGCCCATCATCACCGCCCCCGACCCCCGCCTCAAGCTGCGCTCTGAAGTCATTGCCGAGGTCGACGACGGTGTGCGCCAGTTGCTCGACGACATGTACGAGACCATGGTTGCGGCGCCCGGCATCGGCCTGGCGGCGGTGCAGATCGGCGAGCCCCGCGCCGCCATCGCGGTCTGCCTCGACACCCCGGAAGGCGAGGAGCCACGGCCCTATTACTTGGTCAATCCCGAGGTGGTGTGGCGCTCGGACGAGGAAATGCAGCACGAAGAGGGCTGTCTCTCGCTGCCCGAGCAATTCGCCGAGGTGGTGCGCCCGGCCGAGGCGCGCATCCGCTACCTCGACTACCGGGGCGAGGAGCAGGAGTTGCACGCCGCCGGGCTGCTGGCGCGCTGTATTTTGCACGAGATGGACCATTTGCGGGGCGTGCTGTTTGTCGACCACCTCACGGTCATCAAGCGCAACATGATCCTGCGCAAGCTGGCCAAGGCGCGGCGCCAGCAGGCCAGCGCCTGAGGCGGCCGGCGATGCTGCGCCTGGTCTTCATGGGCTCGCCCGATTTCGCCGTGCCCACCTTGACGGCGCTCATCGAGGCCGGCCACGAGCTGGCCGCCGTCTACAGCCAGCCGCCGCGCCCCGGCGGCCGCGGCAAGGCCGAGCGCCCGACGCCGGTACACCAATTGGCGGCCCATAGGGGCCTCGAGGTGCGCACGCCGGCAACGCTCAAGGGCGAAAGCGCGGCGCTGGCCGAGCTGGCGCCCGACGCCGTGGTCGTCGTGGCTTATGGCCTGATCCTGCCGCCGGCGGTCCTGGCCGTGCCCCGGCTGGGTTGCCTGAATTTGCACGCTTCGCTACTGCCGCGCTGGCGCGGCGCCGCGCCCATCCAGCGCGCCATCATGGCCGGCGACGGCGAGACCGGCGTTGCCGTCATGCAGATGGAGGCGGGGCTCGACACGGGACCCGTGCTGCTCGACGAACGCCTGCCCATCGGCCCGGCCACTACCGCGGCCGAGCTGCACGACGAACTGGCGGCCATGGGGGCGCCGCTGATGCTGCGGGCGCTCGACGGCCTGGCGGCGGGTACGCTCGCGCCCCAGCCACAAGCCGCGGAGGGCATCACTTACGCCGCCAAGATCGAGAAATCCGAATGCCGCCTCGACTGGCAGCGCCCGGCCATCGAGCTCCAGCGCCAGGTACGCGGCCTGGCCCCTTTCCCCGGCGCCTGGTTCGGCTATGCCGGCGAGCGCATCAAGGTGCTTGAGGTCGAGACGCTGACACAGGAAGGCGAGCCCGGCCGGGTGCTGGCGCCCGACGACCTGGTGGTGGGCTGCGGCCAAGATGCGTTGCGCCTGCTCACCCTGCAGCGCGGCGGCCGCCGCCCCTTGGCCGCGGCCCAGCTCAGGCGCGGCTTTCCCCTGCCGCCGGGCGCCGACCTGGGACTGGTATGAGAGCATGAGGTACCGGCTGACGCTGGAATACGATGGCGGGCCCTTCGTCGGCTGGCAGCGCCAGGCCAACGGCCTGGCCGTGCAGCAGGTGCTGGAGGAAGGCATCGCCGAATTTTGCGGCCGAAGCGTGACCGTCTTCGGCGCCGGCCGCACCGATGCCGGTGTCCACGCCCTGGGCCAGGTGGCGCACTTCGACCTCGAGGCCGAGCCGCCGCCGCCGCCCGGAACGGTGCGCGACGCCCTCAACCACCATATGCGGGCCCACGCCGTGGCCGTGGTGGCGGCCGATTTCGCCGCGGCCGATTTCGACGCCCGCTTCAATGCCGTCTCGCGCCACTATCGCTATCGCATCGTCAACCGCCGGGCGCCGCTGACGCTGCTCCGCGGCCGGGCCTGGCTGGTGCCCACGCCGCTGGATTTGGCTGCCATGCAGGCGGCGGCGGCGCACCTGGTGGGGCATCACGATTTCACCACATTCCGCTCCATCCGCTGCCAGTCCAGATCGCCGGAGAAGACGCTGGACGAGCTTAGCGTGCGGGCCCGAGGCGACGAGGTGCTGGTCGAGGCCCGGGCGCGCTCGTTCCTGCACAGCCAGGTGCGCTCGATGGTCGGCACGCTGGATCGCGTCGGCCGCGGCAAGTGGAAGCCCGACGACGT
Protein-coding sequences here:
- a CDS encoding YbaB/EbfC family nucleoid-associated protein, which gives rise to MKNLGQMMKQAKEMQEKMGEIQARIEETEVTGEAGGGLVQVTLNGKGAMRRLRLDPSLVSGDEVEVVEDLIVAAHNDAKAKVEALIQQEMGQLTGGLNLPPGLDLPF
- the fmt gene encoding methionyl-tRNA formyltransferase — encoded protein: MRLVFMGSPDFAVPTLTALIEAGHELAAVYSQPPRPGGRGKAERPTPVHQLAAHRGLEVRTPATLKGESAALAELAPDAVVVVAYGLILPPAVLAVPRLGCLNLHASLLPRWRGAAPIQRAIMAGDGETGVAVMQMEAGLDTGPVLLDERLPIGPATTAAELHDELAAMGAPLMLRALDGLAAGTLAPQPQAAEGITYAAKIEKSECRLDWQRPAIELQRQVRGLAPFPGAWFGYAGERIKVLEVETLTQEGEPGRVLAPDDLVVGCGQDALRLLTLQRGGRRPLAAAQLRRGFPLPPGADLGLV
- a CDS encoding DNA polymerase III subunit gamma/tau translates to MTEASRTTPYRVLARTYRPATFTELVGQDAMVRTLENAIQTGRLAHAFMLTGVRGVGKTTTARIIARALNCTGHEGDGPTAQPCGQCEACRAIAEDRHVDVLEIDAASHTGVANIRELTDGVRYAPASARYKVYIIDELHMLSTHAFNALLKTLEEPPPHVVFIFATTEVRKVPVTVLSRCQCFDLRRVEMAELVAHFGHVAEQENVAIEEGALGLVARAAEGSVRDGLSLLDQAMALGGDSIDEALVREMLGLGDQSGLYDLFDQLMAGDVAAALDTLQEAYRGGADPLAVMQDLLELVHWLTRLKLVPTLAEDATRPESERQRGAAMAAKLSLPVLARCWQLLLKGLGEVRQAPAPLAATEMVLVRLGYLADLPSPAELVQQLRGGEAAPAAPAAPAAPAAAPAAPAAAPAASAPAASSASATAPALETFADVVALVEAKREGILASHLRDGVHLVTFGPGRIELRLDATVAPTLPAELARLLGEWTGEPWQVTVSADEGAPTLDQQQEAQAENRRAEAAGDEVVQSVLEAFPGSRIRDVRPVDDTP
- the nudC gene encoding NAD(+) diphosphatase; translated protein: MTHRVPGPRGAELWPAMSHSHVFAGSSLDRAAHLRRDEAALEALRKAPGTRLLPLWRLRGLIALEPAPALAWQPMARLEEFAGEAKELIFLGLDEAGAGCFAVGLELGDNPAKGGVLDGAGKFIDVRTIAPQLGYGDAAILAQARALIDWHARHRFCAACGAATEAIDAGTVRQCPAAGCGAQHFPRTDPVVIMIALWRDSCLLGRQPPWPPGRYSALAGFVEPGESIEEATRREIWEEAGVKVGAVHYHSSQPWPFPSSLMIGCVAEAESPDISIGADELEDARWFSRDEVREMVRRAIEEPDSPDLALPPPLSIAFQMSNWWIEAEV
- the truA gene encoding tRNA pseudouridine(38-40) synthase TruA; the encoded protein is MRYRLTLEYDGGPFVGWQRQANGLAVQQVLEEGIAEFCGRSVTVFGAGRTDAGVHALGQVAHFDLEAEPPPPPGTVRDALNHHMRAHAVAVVAADFAAADFDARFNAVSRHYRYRIVNRRAPLTLLRGRAWLVPTPLDLAAMQAAAAHLVGHHDFTTFRSIRCQSRSPEKTLDELSVRARGDEVLVEARARSFLHSQVRSMVGTLDRVGRGKWKPDDVAKALVARERARAGPTAPAEGLYLMAVTYPPEIK
- the def gene encoding peptide deformylase, which produces MTIRPIITAPDPRLKLRSEVIAEVDDGVRQLLDDMYETMVAAPGIGLAAVQIGEPRAAIAVCLDTPEGEEPRPYYLVNPEVVWRSDEEMQHEEGCLSLPEQFAEVVRPAEARIRYLDYRGEEQELHAAGLLARCILHEMDHLRGVLFVDHLTVIKRNMILRKLAKARRQQASA
- the recR gene encoding recombination mediator RecR, which gives rise to MAANDIERLIQLLAKLPGLGPRSARRAALFLVKRPDGLLRPLAQALSAAADNVHPCSRCGNLDGRDPCAICRDERRDASLLCVVEDVADIWALERAAVFAGRYHALGGVLSALDGIGPEDLNIAGLLARARAPEVTEVILAMNATVDGQTTAHYVSDLLAECDVTISRLAHGVPVGGELDYLDDGTLGAALNSRRPI